The following proteins come from a genomic window of Vibrio vulnificus NBRC 15645 = ATCC 27562:
- a CDS encoding alpha/beta fold hydrolase, whose translation MDIHKIVLNGNHYRYAAYRHQESDQFAVFLLGALQDIESVQQFSLAFARHLNVFTIEVPGTGRTTPLDSTISIRQQALMLKELLDHLGVNRAHVMGFSYATAVAVELVDIWPNVLSLSICGGVPGIPSSGRLATKQMIAAAMHSPNHFAQSFTHSLTIQHPDIPRNKAIIRATEREISKMHQERIDVFFENSVRLLVHTPTNVKNINIPCTICVGEYDPYVTKEVAYEFASALKNSHFVVIKNADHLVHLQHPETVAAIMIAQAASAISLKRTLANLI comes from the coding sequence ATGGATATCCATAAAATAGTCCTGAACGGCAATCACTATCGCTACGCGGCCTACCGCCATCAAGAAAGTGACCAATTTGCCGTATTCTTGCTTGGCGCTTTGCAAGACATTGAAAGCGTGCAGCAATTTTCCCTTGCGTTTGCTCGCCACTTAAATGTTTTCACCATTGAAGTCCCAGGAACCGGTCGTACCACTCCGCTGGATTCCACTATATCGATTCGCCAGCAAGCCTTGATGCTCAAAGAGTTACTCGACCATCTTGGTGTGAATCGAGCCCATGTCATGGGCTTTTCGTATGCCACCGCTGTGGCTGTGGAGCTTGTCGATATTTGGCCAAATGTGCTGAGCCTTTCTATCTGTGGCGGCGTCCCCGGCATCCCCTCTTCAGGGCGCCTCGCCACCAAACAGATGATCGCCGCCGCAATGCACAGCCCGAACCATTTTGCGCAGAGTTTTACGCATTCTCTGACCATTCAACATCCGGATATTCCACGTAACAAGGCGATTATTCGCGCCACCGAACGAGAAATATCTAAAATGCACCAAGAACGCATCGACGTATTTTTTGAAAACTCCGTCAGGCTATTAGTTCACACCCCAACTAATGTTAAAAACATCAATATCCCCTGCACAATTTGTGTGGGTGAATATGATCCCTACGTCACTAAAGAGGTCGCTTATGAATTTGCATCCGCACTTAAAAATAGCCATTTTGTGGTAATCAAAAATGCGGACCACCTTGTTCACTTACAACATCCCGAAACAGTCGCAGCTATTATGATCGCACAAGCCGCTTCGGCAATTTCCTTAAAGAGAACTCTGGCCAATTTAATCTAA
- a CDS encoding DUF924 family protein, whose product MYSEVLTFWFEQLQPKDWFSGSDDTDRVITEKFRSLLLQAAQCELVEWRQHPQGRLAEIIVLDQFSRNVFRGTPQAFAQDPLALALAQEAVALGADGELSLQEKSFLYMPYMHSESPFIHQEAVRLFAQPGLEHNYDFELRHKAIIDQFGRYPHRNAILGRKSTPEEVEFLKQPSSGF is encoded by the coding sequence ATGTACAGTGAGGTTCTGACATTTTGGTTTGAACAGCTACAACCGAAAGATTGGTTTTCTGGCAGCGACGATACCGATCGCGTGATCACTGAAAAGTTTCGCTCGCTTTTATTGCAAGCGGCTCAGTGTGAGTTAGTAGAATGGCGACAACATCCTCAAGGACGGTTGGCAGAGATCATCGTGCTCGATCAATTTTCTCGAAATGTTTTCCGTGGCACGCCACAAGCCTTCGCTCAGGATCCGCTGGCGCTGGCTCTCGCTCAGGAAGCTGTGGCCCTCGGAGCCGATGGTGAACTTTCACTCCAAGAGAAAAGCTTTCTCTACATGCCATACATGCACAGTGAATCACCGTTCATCCATCAAGAAGCGGTGCGCTTATTTGCTCAACCTGGATTGGAGCATAACTACGATTTCGAGCTGCGTCACAAAGCCATTATTGATCAGTTCGGCCGCTACCCTCACCGCAATGCCATTTTAGGCCGCAAGAGCACACCGGAAGAGGTGGAATTTCTCAAACAGCCGAGTTCAGGATTCTAG
- a CDS encoding LysR family transcriptional regulator codes for MKALNDLNIFVETARQGSFSQAANSLDLTPAAVSAAIKRLEEQVGFPLFVRSTRSLRLTSDGALFLQKTTAALSLLQDGLDEINSARGELAGQLYITAPSDFGRNMLLEWIDEFIEQHPRVTIKLDLSDSLTDMYSKPVDLAIRYGEPADSNLVAIPLCRSNERILCASPDYLASQPPISHPSDLLQHNCLCYMVSGAIYNKWTLHFEGQSEHVLVSGNPTTNDSEVVHRQALKGKGVANKSLMDVSQDILEGKLIRILPEWDGGSVPIYMMCTDRRALTPLMRQFQEFVQQKCCQQRKAVLAAIELCDYSGDEG; via the coding sequence ATGAAAGCGCTCAACGATCTCAATATTTTTGTGGAAACCGCTCGACAAGGTAGCTTCTCGCAGGCCGCCAATAGTCTTGATCTCACTCCGGCTGCGGTCAGTGCCGCCATCAAAAGATTAGAAGAGCAAGTCGGTTTTCCCTTGTTTGTTCGTTCAACCCGAAGCTTGCGCTTAACCAGCGACGGCGCGTTGTTTCTGCAAAAAACCACCGCGGCATTGAGTTTGCTCCAAGACGGCCTAGACGAAATCAACAGCGCGCGAGGCGAGTTGGCCGGGCAACTCTACATCACAGCACCTTCGGATTTTGGTCGTAATATGCTGCTGGAGTGGATTGACGAGTTCATCGAACAGCACCCTCGAGTGACCATCAAACTCGACCTCTCCGATAGCCTGACCGATATGTACTCCAAACCTGTCGATCTGGCGATTCGCTATGGAGAACCTGCAGACTCCAATCTGGTTGCCATTCCACTTTGTCGTTCCAATGAGCGTATTTTGTGCGCCTCGCCCGACTATTTAGCCAGCCAGCCCCCTATCTCGCATCCGAGCGATTTACTACAACACAACTGCCTGTGCTATATGGTGTCAGGGGCGATTTACAACAAATGGACATTGCATTTCGAAGGGCAAAGTGAACATGTTCTGGTCAGCGGCAACCCGACCACCAATGACAGTGAAGTCGTCCATCGACAAGCATTAAAAGGCAAAGGGGTCGCCAACAAATCGCTGATGGACGTGAGCCAAGATATTTTGGAAGGAAAATTGATTCGCATTTTACCCGAATGGGACGGCGGGTCGGTGCCGATTTACATGATGTGCACGGATCGCCGAGCACTCACACCGTTAATGCGACAGTTTCAGGAATTCGTTCAACAAAAATGCTGCCAGCAGCGCAAGGCAGTACTGGCAGCCATTGAACTCTGCGACTATTCAGGCGACGAAGGTTAA
- a CDS encoding putative quinol monooxygenase: MIHLIAEIKAHADRVDEVRSLLQSLLEPTRQEQGCCQYELFADNQIEGLFLMQEIWCSQQSLDRHIASEHFQRFKDRIEEEELLEYLHLRPLTFVA; the protein is encoded by the coding sequence ATGATCCATTTAATTGCTGAAATAAAAGCGCATGCGGATCGCGTTGACGAGGTACGCAGCTTGCTGCAATCGCTCTTGGAGCCGACGCGTCAAGAACAAGGCTGTTGCCAGTATGAGCTGTTTGCGGACAACCAAATTGAGGGGCTGTTTTTAATGCAGGAAATTTGGTGCTCACAGCAGAGCCTAGATAGACACATCGCCAGTGAGCATTTTCAACGGTTTAAAGACCGTATTGAAGAGGAAGAATTACTGGAATACTTGCACCTTCGTCCATTAACCTTCGTCGCCTGA
- a CDS encoding Rho-binding antiterminator, with protein MISCNQYDYLEIACLYRIGVCLTLKDGSEISGVPVNTGFNEHKQECLEVETGGDALWVPTDMILTMQALTENPHFSKIEFEQ; from the coding sequence ATGATCAGTTGCAATCAATATGACTATTTAGAAATCGCTTGTCTCTACCGTATCGGGGTTTGCCTCACGTTAAAAGATGGCAGCGAGATCTCTGGCGTACCAGTCAATACTGGCTTTAATGAACATAAGCAGGAGTGCTTGGAAGTCGAGACGGGAGGAGATGCTCTGTGGGTACCGACCGACATGATTTTAACGATGCAAGCACTCACAGAAAACCCTCATTTTTCTAAGATTGAGTTTGAACAATAG
- a CDS encoding transglutaminase-like domain-containing protein, with the protein METPLAKYTQQSFFTHPGQFLNTGHPIPDDIAAMVRLVQHNLIHAYWLEKYGVSKPFSERFGEMQLRTAQEIFAELAKRTEGWVLDDKPEAKRVIGICRDFSLLLCSLLRHHGIPARLRCGFACYLRRGKWEDHWICEYWHTQQQRWIKVDPQLDGIHQQVLKFDFDPLDLPDGIFLTAGEMWQAVREGKVEAKRCGIMQLRGTPYLKANLVRDLFALTSMELLAWDCGWGMIEQPMHPIASESEWQLLDELARMSANSDSEMARYCTQHHQAICLPEQWCWSQAPTIAQLFDRASEELY; encoded by the coding sequence ATGGAAACACCGTTGGCGAAATACACGCAACAAAGCTTTTTTACCCACCCCGGCCAATTTCTCAATACAGGACATCCAATACCAGACGATATTGCCGCAATGGTTCGTTTGGTTCAGCATAACCTGATTCATGCCTACTGGCTTGAAAAATATGGCGTCTCCAAGCCATTCAGCGAGCGGTTTGGTGAGATGCAATTGAGAACGGCGCAAGAGATCTTCGCTGAGTTAGCCAAGCGCACTGAAGGGTGGGTATTAGATGACAAACCGGAAGCCAAACGAGTGATTGGTATCTGTCGGGATTTCTCACTACTACTATGCAGCTTGCTGCGTCATCATGGCATTCCTGCGCGGTTGCGCTGTGGTTTTGCTTGTTATCTACGCCGAGGCAAATGGGAAGATCATTGGATTTGCGAGTATTGGCATACCCAGCAGCAACGATGGATTAAGGTTGACCCACAGCTAGATGGCATTCATCAGCAAGTCTTGAAGTTTGACTTTGACCCCCTCGATCTACCCGATGGCATTTTCCTGACGGCAGGAGAGATGTGGCAGGCTGTTCGAGAAGGCAAAGTGGAAGCAAAGCGATGTGGCATTATGCAGCTTCGTGGCACACCCTATCTGAAAGCCAATCTGGTACGCGATTTGTTTGCGTTGACATCAATGGAACTACTGGCTTGGGACTGCGGTTGGGGGATGATAGAGCAACCGATGCATCCTATTGCGTCGGAAAGCGAATGGCAGTTGTTGGATGAACTTGCGCGGATGAGTGCCAACTCGGATAGTGAGATGGCCCGCTATTGCACGCAACATCATCAAGCGATATGCCTGCCCGAGCAATGGTGTTGGAGCCAAGCTCCAACAATAGCCCAGTTGTTTGACCGCGCCAGTGAAGAGCTCTACTGA
- a CDS encoding oxygen-insensitive NAD(P)H-dependent nitroreductase NfsB — MTIVQAAQSRYSTKAFDASRKLPEEKVAAVKELIRMSASSVNSQPWHFIVASSEEGKARIAKATQGGFAFNERKILDASHVVVFCAKTSIDEAYLLDLLQSEDKDGRFADVEAKNGMHAGRSFFVNMHRFDLKDAHHWMEKQVYLNVGTLLLGASAMEIDAVPIEGFDAKVLDEEFGLREKGFTSVVIVPLGYHSEDDFNAKLPKSRWPAETVFTEI; from the coding sequence ATGACTATTGTTCAAGCTGCCCAATCCCGCTATTCCACGAAAGCCTTTGATGCTTCGCGCAAATTGCCTGAAGAAAAAGTCGCGGCAGTGAAAGAGTTAATCCGCATGAGTGCGTCCAGTGTCAACTCGCAACCTTGGCATTTCATTGTCGCGAGCAGTGAAGAAGGAAAAGCGCGCATCGCGAAAGCAACACAAGGTGGTTTTGCTTTTAATGAGCGCAAGATTTTGGATGCCTCTCACGTAGTGGTGTTTTGCGCCAAAACATCGATTGATGAAGCGTATTTACTCGACCTTTTGCAGAGCGAAGATAAAGATGGCCGCTTTGCCGATGTCGAAGCAAAAAATGGTATGCATGCTGGCCGCTCATTTTTCGTCAACATGCATCGCTTTGACTTGAAAGACGCGCATCACTGGATGGAAAAGCAAGTTTACCTCAATGTCGGGACGCTGCTATTGGGGGCCTCTGCGATGGAGATCGACGCAGTGCCAATTGAAGGCTTCGATGCCAAGGTGCTTGATGAAGAGTTTGGTCTGCGTGAGAAGGGCTTTACCAGCGTGGTGATTGTGCCGCTGGGTTACCATAGCGAAGACGATTTTAATGCTAAGCTGCCAAAATCACGTTGGCCAGCAGAGACCGTTTTTACCGAAATCTAA
- a CDS encoding M4 family metallopeptidase: MKHNQRHRLGLMIAAVMCSLPATAAEMVSVSDSAVLEQALSVQARSLAPVENGFEAVKTIQLSNGKTKVRYQQTYLGLPVFDTAVVATEGRSGLSNVHGIMAQGLAADLPSVSVNLDQQQAIALGKQRHQAKHADAQALSTENETAQLMVRLDVNNKAQLVYLVSFFVAEEEPSRPFMFIDANSGEILQVWDGLNHAQADGTGPGGNSKTGRYEFGTDYPSFVIDKVGTTCTMENSVVKTVDLQNRTSGSAAYSYNCPGASNYNDHKAANGAYSPLNDAHYFGKVVYDMYKDWMNTAPLTFKLTMRVHYSSNYENAFWDGSAMTFGDGASTFYPLVDINVSAHEVSHGFTEQNSGLIYSNMSGGMNEAFSDIAGEAAEFYMKGSVDWIVGADIFKSNGGLRYFDQPSKDGRSIDHASQYYDGLNVHHSSGVYNRAFYLLANKSGWNVRKGFEIFTLANQLYWTANSTFDAGACGVVKAAQDMGYNSNDVADAFNQVGVNASCGVTPPSGNVLKNNTPVSNLTGNKGSEVFYTFTVDRNATAVVSISGGSGDADLYLKAGSKPTTSSWDCRPYRYGNNESCSVSAAPGTTYHVMIKGYSNYSGVTLKLQY; this comes from the coding sequence ATGAAACACAACCAACGTCATCGTCTCGGTCTTATGATTGCCGCAGTCATGTGTTCTCTTCCAGCCACCGCTGCAGAAATGGTGTCCGTCTCCGATAGTGCCGTATTGGAACAGGCTTTATCCGTTCAAGCTCGTAGTCTCGCGCCAGTCGAAAATGGCTTCGAGGCGGTTAAAACGATTCAACTGTCGAATGGCAAAACCAAAGTTCGATATCAACAAACCTATTTGGGCCTGCCTGTGTTTGATACTGCCGTTGTCGCGACAGAAGGACGCTCAGGATTGAGTAATGTGCATGGCATCATGGCACAAGGTTTGGCAGCCGATCTGCCTTCTGTGTCGGTGAATCTTGATCAGCAACAAGCCATCGCCCTTGGGAAGCAGCGCCACCAAGCGAAGCATGCCGATGCTCAAGCGCTCAGCACTGAGAATGAAACCGCGCAACTGATGGTGCGCTTAGACGTAAACAACAAAGCTCAACTGGTCTATTTGGTGAGTTTCTTTGTCGCGGAAGAAGAGCCTTCTCGTCCCTTTATGTTCATAGACGCCAACAGTGGCGAGATATTGCAGGTGTGGGATGGCTTAAATCATGCGCAAGCAGACGGTACTGGACCTGGGGGCAACAGCAAAACAGGTCGCTATGAATTTGGTACTGATTACCCAAGCTTTGTCATCGATAAAGTCGGGACGACTTGTACGATGGAAAACAGCGTGGTGAAAACGGTCGATTTACAAAACCGAACTTCGGGCTCAGCCGCGTATAGTTACAACTGTCCAGGAGCCAGCAATTATAACGATCACAAAGCGGCCAATGGCGCGTATTCGCCTCTCAACGATGCACACTACTTCGGCAAAGTGGTGTACGACATGTACAAAGATTGGATGAATACCGCACCACTGACGTTCAAGCTGACGATGCGTGTCCACTACAGCAGCAATTATGAAAATGCCTTTTGGGATGGCTCTGCGATGACGTTTGGCGATGGCGCTTCTACCTTCTATCCGCTGGTGGATATTAACGTCAGTGCCCATGAAGTGAGCCATGGTTTTACTGAGCAAAACTCAGGTCTGATCTACAGCAATATGTCGGGAGGCATGAATGAAGCCTTCTCCGATATTGCGGGTGAAGCGGCAGAGTTCTACATGAAAGGCAGTGTTGATTGGATCGTTGGCGCTGACATCTTCAAGTCGAATGGCGGTTTACGCTATTTCGACCAACCCTCTAAAGATGGCCGCTCCATTGATCACGCATCTCAATACTATGATGGCCTCAATGTGCATCACTCCAGTGGCGTGTATAACCGCGCGTTTTATCTGTTAGCCAATAAAAGTGGTTGGAATGTACGTAAGGGTTTTGAGATTTTCACCTTAGCCAACCAACTGTATTGGACGGCAAACAGTACGTTTGATGCGGGAGCCTGTGGTGTGGTTAAAGCAGCTCAAGACATGGGTTATAACAGCAACGACGTCGCTGATGCGTTTAACCAAGTGGGCGTGAATGCCAGCTGTGGTGTCACGCCGCCAAGCGGTAATGTGTTGAAAAACAACACGCCAGTGAGCAACTTAACGGGCAATAAAGGTTCGGAAGTATTCTATACCTTTACGGTCGATCGTAATGCGACGGCAGTGGTGTCCATTTCTGGCGGCAGTGGCGATGCCGATTTGTATCTCAAAGCGGGCAGCAAACCGACCACAAGCTCTTGGGATTGCCGCCCTTATCGTTACGGCAACAACGAAAGTTGTTCCGTTAGTGCGGCGCCGGGGACCACTTATCACGTGATGATAAAAGGCTACAGCAACTACAGCGGTGTGACGTTAAAGCTTCAATATTGA
- a CDS encoding DEAD/DEAH box helicase, which yields MSFTQLGLCASLTDAIDTLGYPKPTRIQTQAIPVILEGQDLIAAAQTGTGKTASFVLPMLEKLRHGQTQKKKRIRALILVPTRELAIQVDEKIKQYGQNLALRSLAMFGGVDEKAQKQALIEGLDILVATPGRLLDMYGQRAVYFEEIEMLVLDEADRMLDMGFIDDINKILDRLPENIQHLLFSATLSNKVRDLAKSAIHNPFEISIAAKQASKSNIEQWIITVDKDQKSALLSHLIKENQWDQTLIFIETKHGAAKLVSQLEKRGIVAEAFHSGRSQAVREQLLEDFKAGKIKYLVSTGVAARGIDIEALPRVVNYDLPFPADEYVHRIGRTGRANAKGEAISLVSKDNFKNLCMIESRLGHLLERREVEGFTPKKAVPISILNYVPKHKRNNQPE from the coding sequence ATGTCCTTTACTCAACTCGGCTTGTGTGCGTCGCTCACTGACGCCATTGATACACTTGGCTACCCAAAACCCACTCGCATTCAAACCCAAGCCATTCCTGTCATTCTTGAAGGCCAAGATTTGATTGCGGCGGCGCAAACGGGGACAGGTAAAACCGCCAGTTTTGTTCTGCCAATGCTTGAGAAATTGCGTCATGGTCAAACACAAAAGAAAAAGCGTATTCGCGCTCTTATTTTGGTTCCAACACGCGAGCTGGCGATCCAAGTCGACGAAAAAATTAAGCAGTATGGACAAAACCTAGCGCTTCGCTCGTTGGCCATGTTTGGTGGCGTTGACGAAAAAGCGCAAAAACAAGCCTTAATTGAAGGTTTAGATATTCTTGTCGCCACGCCAGGACGACTGCTGGATATGTACGGTCAACGCGCCGTCTATTTCGAAGAAATCGAGATGTTAGTGCTTGATGAAGCCGATCGCATGCTCGATATGGGCTTTATTGATGACATCAATAAGATCCTCGATCGCTTGCCTGAAAACATTCAGCATTTGCTGTTCTCTGCCACCCTCTCGAATAAAGTGCGTGATCTGGCCAAAAGCGCCATTCACAATCCGTTCGAGATCAGCATTGCCGCGAAGCAAGCGTCTAAATCCAACATTGAGCAGTGGATCATCACCGTAGACAAAGACCAAAAATCGGCCTTGCTCAGTCACTTGATCAAAGAAAATCAGTGGGATCAAACCTTAATTTTTATTGAGACCAAACATGGTGCTGCCAAGCTGGTCTCTCAGTTAGAAAAGCGAGGCATCGTTGCCGAAGCGTTTCACAGTGGCCGCAGCCAAGCGGTGCGAGAGCAACTTCTGGAAGATTTTAAAGCAGGAAAAATCAAATACTTGGTGTCAACGGGTGTGGCTGCTCGTGGTATCGATATTGAAGCACTTCCACGCGTGGTGAACTACGACTTACCTTTCCCTGCCGATGAATATGTCCACCGAATTGGCCGTACGGGTCGTGCCAATGCCAAGGGTGAAGCGATTTCATTGGTTTCAAAGGACAACTTCAAAAACCTATGCATGATTGAGAGTCGTCTAGGACACTTGCTTGAGCGCCGAGAAGTGGAAGGTTTTACACCGAAGAAAGCTGTGCCAATTTCTATATTAAATTACGTGCCAAAACACAAAAGAAATAACCAGCCTGAATAG
- a CDS encoding alpha/beta fold hydrolase, with protein sequence MPSLPHYVHQGLKFVPHFFTVPLDYDDPSKGTIEIFAREVNQHGDNTTNKPWLVYFQGGPGFPAGRPMGNSGWIKRALQQYRVLLLDQRGTGNSSVISHQTLAHLTPEQQADYLSLFRADNIVRDAEFIRLQFGVDKWAILGQSFGGFCSLTYLSLYPDSLLQSYITGGVPSISRHPDEVYQATFKRTMDKNQAFFAQFPQAQALCQRIADHLLENDEYLPNGQRFTVEQFQQLGIHFGMSDTFLSTYYLLENAFIEINGQTVLRYEFLHQMLQQQSFHTNPIYALLHESIYCQGFASQWSAHRVRQSFEAFNYQKGKAFYFTGEMVFPWMFEQYSTLQPLKQAAELLATKVDWTPLYDAEQLAQNRVPVSCAVYADDMFVEMDFSRETLALIPSAKAWITNEYEHNGLRADGERILDVLIAMGEQTLANQH encoded by the coding sequence ATGCCCTCGCTCCCTCATTACGTCCATCAAGGATTAAAATTTGTCCCTCATTTTTTTACCGTTCCGCTTGATTATGATGACCCATCCAAAGGCACCATTGAGATCTTCGCGCGAGAAGTGAATCAACATGGCGACAATACAACAAACAAACCTTGGCTGGTCTATTTTCAGGGCGGCCCTGGTTTTCCTGCGGGGAGACCGATGGGCAATAGTGGCTGGATAAAACGAGCACTGCAGCAATACCGCGTTTTGTTGCTGGATCAACGTGGAACAGGAAACAGCAGCGTCATCAGCCACCAGACTTTGGCTCATCTCACGCCTGAGCAGCAAGCTGACTACCTCAGCCTGTTTCGCGCTGACAATATCGTGCGTGATGCGGAGTTTATTCGCCTGCAGTTTGGCGTCGATAAATGGGCAATTCTCGGCCAGAGTTTTGGCGGGTTCTGCTCTCTGACCTATCTTTCCTTGTATCCAGATAGCTTGCTGCAAAGTTATATCACCGGCGGTGTGCCTTCAATCTCTCGTCATCCCGATGAGGTTTATCAGGCGACGTTCAAGCGTACGATGGACAAAAACCAAGCCTTTTTCGCGCAATTTCCCCAAGCGCAAGCACTATGCCAACGCATTGCGGATCATCTGCTGGAAAACGACGAGTATCTGCCAAACGGACAGCGTTTTACAGTTGAACAGTTTCAACAACTTGGCATTCATTTCGGCATGAGTGACACCTTCCTTTCAACCTATTACTTGTTGGAAAACGCCTTTATCGAGATCAATGGTCAAACTGTACTGCGCTACGAATTTTTGCATCAAATGCTGCAGCAGCAATCTTTCCACACCAACCCGATTTACGCCCTATTGCACGAATCCATTTATTGCCAAGGTTTTGCCTCTCAATGGAGTGCGCATCGTGTGCGCCAATCATTTGAAGCGTTTAATTATCAAAAAGGCAAAGCGTTTTATTTCACTGGCGAAATGGTGTTTCCTTGGATGTTTGAACAATATTCGACCCTACAGCCTCTCAAACAAGCGGCTGAATTGTTAGCGACAAAAGTGGATTGGACGCCACTCTATGACGCAGAGCAACTGGCGCAAAACCGCGTCCCTGTGAGTTGTGCGGTCTATGCGGACGATATGTTTGTTGAAATGGATTTTAGCCGTGAAACGTTGGCCTTAATACCCAGCGCCAAAGCCTGGATCACCAACGAATATGAACACAACGGCCTGCGTGCGGATGGAGAACGTATTCTTGATGTGCTGATCGCCATGGGTGAACAAACCTTGGCGAATCAGCATTGA
- a CDS encoding Qnr family pentapeptide repeat protein, translated as MKYQGQNFHREDFSNQDLQQAIFDHCHFIECSFDRADLTDSQFIHCRFIEASSIEGCSFRYTKLREASFKHCMMAMTQFTGADCFGIEFRECDLKGANFSQANFSNRISHKAYFCSAYITGCNLNYSNFERAMLEKCDLFENRWRGANLSGASLKGSDLSRGEFSPEQWGSFIVEECDLTHIELDGLDVRRVSLHGAKICDWQQAQLLESFGLIVVPG; from the coding sequence ATGAAGTACCAAGGGCAAAACTTCCATCGCGAAGATTTCTCAAACCAAGATTTGCAGCAAGCCATTTTTGACCACTGCCATTTCATTGAGTGTAGCTTTGACCGAGCCGATCTCACCGACAGCCAGTTTATCCATTGTCGTTTTATCGAAGCGTCATCCATAGAAGGGTGCAGTTTCCGCTACACCAAACTGCGAGAGGCCAGTTTTAAGCACTGTATGATGGCAATGACTCAATTTACTGGCGCAGACTGTTTCGGCATTGAGTTTCGCGAATGCGATTTAAAGGGCGCCAATTTCAGCCAAGCCAACTTCTCGAATCGCATTAGTCATAAAGCCTATTTTTGCTCCGCCTACATCACTGGCTGCAACTTGAACTACAGTAATTTTGAACGCGCCATGTTAGAAAAGTGCGATCTGTTTGAAAATCGCTGGCGAGGCGCCAATCTTTCGGGCGCCAGTCTCAAAGGCTCTGATTTGTCACGTGGCGAATTTTCCCCAGAGCAATGGGGCAGCTTCATTGTTGAAGAGTGTGACTTAACCCATATCGAACTCGATGGGCTGGATGTTCGCCGCGTGTCACTGCACGGTGCAAAGATATGCGACTGGCAACAAGCGCAGCTGTTGGAGTCGTTTGGCCTGATTGTAGTACCTGGCTGA
- a CDS encoding D-2-hydroxyacid dehydrogenase family protein encodes MKIAILDDYQDQVRQLECFAALAPFEVTVFHHTETDEAILASTLAEFDALVLIRERTAITASLLAKLPNLKLISQTGKISNHLDLHACNHANVAVAEGVGSPIAPSELCWALIMAASREIVSYAQQLQQGKWQQNQTHRLGRTLHGQTIGIWGYGKIGQRIAGYAKAFGLQVMIWGSESSRRQAQEDGFLAADSKEAFFQQCDIVSLHLRLNAATHAIVKASDLAAMKAGSLFVNISRAELVEAGALFQEMQRRSDKFAAIDVYHHEPATMTQEPILALPNVLCTPHIGYVEKNSYELYFRYAFDNIVAFAHGQAQNIVNPEVLSPSE; translated from the coding sequence ATGAAAATCGCTATTCTCGACGACTACCAAGATCAAGTTCGTCAGCTTGAGTGCTTTGCGGCACTCGCTCCCTTTGAGGTCACCGTGTTTCACCACACAGAAACCGATGAGGCCATCCTTGCCAGCACGCTGGCTGAATTTGATGCCTTGGTGTTAATCCGCGAGCGCACTGCCATCACCGCCTCCCTCTTAGCGAAGCTGCCAAACTTAAAACTCATTAGCCAAACAGGAAAAATCAGCAATCATCTGGATCTTCACGCGTGCAATCATGCTAACGTTGCGGTGGCAGAAGGCGTAGGCTCGCCGATTGCTCCATCAGAGCTTTGCTGGGCACTGATCATGGCAGCAAGCCGAGAGATAGTCAGCTACGCTCAGCAGCTGCAGCAAGGTAAATGGCAACAAAATCAAACGCACCGTTTAGGTCGAACGCTGCATGGTCAAACCATTGGCATTTGGGGATATGGCAAAATCGGCCAACGTATCGCGGGCTATGCCAAAGCCTTTGGTCTTCAAGTGATGATTTGGGGCAGTGAGTCCTCACGTCGCCAAGCGCAAGAGGATGGCTTTCTCGCCGCTGACAGCAAAGAAGCGTTTTTCCAACAGTGTGATATTGTCTCGCTGCATTTGCGACTCAACGCAGCAACACACGCCATTGTCAAAGCTTCTGATTTGGCTGCGATGAAAGCGGGCAGTTTGTTTGTCAACATCAGCCGAGCCGAGTTAGTGGAAGCGGGTGCTCTGTTTCAAGAGATGCAGCGCCGCTCAGACAAGTTCGCAGCCATCGACGTCTATCATCATGAACCCGCAACAATGACGCAAGAACCTATTCTGGCCTTGCCCAACGTATTGTGCACGCCGCATATCGGCTACGTAGAAAAAAACAGTTATGAGCTATACTTCCGCTATGCGTTCGACAATATTGTGGCGTTTGCTCATGGCCAAGCGCAAAATATTGTCAATCCAGAAGTGTTGTCCCCCTCTGAGTGA